One window of the Posidoniimonas polymericola genome contains the following:
- a CDS encoding DUF1501 domain-containing protein: MNCQSHLHQQSDPRLLARRWFLQQCGVGLGSIALAQAAGESRAASSTAVHHHTPRAKNVIFLFMAGGPSQVELFDYKPDLQKFDGTTVPKHLIEGYRAAFINPSSKLMGAKFGFKRYGQSGTQMSELLPHLGDVVDDITLVKSLHTDAFNHAPAQLLMSTGSQQFGKASLGAWTLYGLGSESQNLPGFVVFSTGKKGPSGGAANWGSGFLPTTNQGVPFRTSGDPVLYLSNPDGVDRRQQRETVDAVNQLNAAHLAAAGDPEIATRINSYEMAYRMQATAPEAMDLASEPQHILEMYGAEPGKQSFGATCLLARRLVERGVRFVEIFHEAWDQHGNLKIDLGLNCQRTDRGAAALVKDLKQRGLLDDTLVVWGGEFGRTPMVEGGGFDGRDHHPNAFTMWLAGGGVKAGHVHGGTDELGFNAVENPVHIRDLHATILHTLGLDHERLSFKSQGLDQKLTGVEPARVVTELLA, encoded by the coding sequence ATGAACTGCCAAAGCCACCTGCACCAACAATCCGACCCCCGCCTGCTCGCCCGCCGCTGGTTCCTGCAGCAGTGCGGCGTGGGCCTCGGCTCGATCGCGCTCGCGCAGGCAGCGGGCGAATCGCGGGCCGCGTCGTCAACGGCCGTGCACCACCACACGCCGCGGGCGAAGAACGTCATCTTCTTGTTTATGGCGGGCGGCCCTAGCCAGGTGGAGTTGTTCGACTACAAGCCTGACCTCCAGAAGTTCGACGGCACGACCGTGCCCAAGCACCTGATCGAGGGCTACCGCGCGGCGTTCATCAACCCGTCGTCGAAGCTGATGGGCGCCAAGTTCGGCTTCAAACGCTATGGGCAAAGCGGCACGCAGATGTCGGAGCTGCTGCCGCACCTGGGTGACGTGGTCGACGACATCACGCTGGTCAAGTCGCTGCACACCGACGCCTTCAACCACGCCCCGGCCCAGCTGCTGATGAGCACCGGCTCGCAGCAGTTCGGCAAGGCGAGCCTCGGCGCGTGGACGCTGTACGGGCTGGGGAGCGAGTCGCAGAACCTGCCGGGCTTTGTCGTGTTCAGCACCGGCAAGAAGGGGCCCAGCGGCGGCGCGGCCAACTGGGGCAGCGGATTCTTGCCGACCACCAACCAGGGCGTGCCGTTCCGAACCAGCGGCGACCCGGTGCTGTACCTCTCGAACCCCGACGGCGTCGATCGACGCCAGCAGCGGGAAACGGTCGACGCGGTCAATCAGCTGAACGCGGCGCACCTGGCCGCGGCGGGCGACCCCGAGATTGCCACCCGGATCAACAGCTACGAGATGGCGTACCGCATGCAGGCCACCGCGCCCGAGGCGATGGACCTCGCCAGCGAGCCGCAGCACATCCTCGAAATGTACGGCGCCGAGCCGGGCAAGCAGTCGTTCGGCGCGACCTGCCTGCTCGCGCGGCGGCTGGTCGAGCGCGGCGTCCGTTTCGTGGAGATCTTCCACGAGGCGTGGGACCAGCACGGCAACCTCAAGATCGACCTTGGCCTCAACTGCCAGCGGACCGACCGTGGCGCCGCGGCGCTGGTGAAGGACCTCAAGCAGCGTGGGCTGCTCGACGACACGCTGGTCGTGTGGGGCGGCGAGTTCGGCCGCACGCCGATGGTCGAGGGGGGCGGCTTCGACGGGCGCGACCACCACCCCAACGCGTTCACCATGTGGCTGGCGGGCGGCGGCGTGAAGGCGGGCCACGTGCACGGCGGCACCGACGAGCTCGGCTTCAACGCGGTCGAGAACCCGGTGCACATCCGCGACCTGCACGCCACGATCCTCCACACGCTCGGCCTGGACCACGAGCGGTTGTCGTTCAAGTCGCAGGGCCTTGACCAGAAGCTGACCGGCGTCGAGCCGGCGCGGGTCGTCACCGAGTTGCTGGCGTGA